Proteins from a genomic interval of Fundulus heteroclitus isolate FHET01 chromosome 21, MU-UCD_Fhet_4.1, whole genome shotgun sequence:
- the LOC105932172 gene encoding cytochrome P450 2F2 isoform X3, translating to MADYGSVWRDHRRFALMTMRNFGLGKKSMEERIHEEIQCTIDTLVKSLGETLSPQFTFHNAASNIICKVVFGTRYEYDDETIKMIVKCFTDLTKIINGPWAMLYNSIPLIRPLPLPFNKAFEGMEMYLGLAARLVNEHKKTRVPGEPRDFVDCYLDELDQKGEDSSFSEEQLLRHTFDLYIAGTDTTSNTLLTGFLYLMNYPHIQERCQQEIDQVLEGKDKVTYDDRHNMPYMQAVIHEIQRIANTVPLSIFHCTTKDTELMGYSIPKGTAIIQNLTSVLSEEGQWKFPHEFNPENFLNEQGEFVKPEAFMPFSAGPRMCLGEGLARMELFLFMVTLLRKFKFIWPEDAGEPDFTPVYGITLTPKPYTMKVQLRSKQ from the exons ATGGCTGATTATGGCTCTGTTTGGAGGGACCATCGTCGCTTTGCTCTGATGACCATGAGGAACTTTGGTCTTGGAAAAAAATCCATGGAGGAAAGAATTCACGAAGAGATTCAATGTACAATCGACACACTGGTAAAAAGCCTCG gtGAAACCCTGAGTCCTCAGTTCACGTTTCATAATGCAGCTTCAAACATCATCTGCAAGGTTGTATTTGGAACACGTTATGAGTACGATGATGAGACGATCAAAATGATTGTTAAGTGCTTCACTGACCTGACAAAGATAATCAATGGGCCGTGGGCTATG CTGTATAACTCCATTCCTTTGATTCGTCCTCTGCCCCTGCCCTTCAACAAGGCCTTTGAGGGCATGGAG ATGTATCTGGGTCTTGCAGCTCGTTTGGTGAACGAACACAAGAAGACCAGAGTCCCTGGAGAGCCACGGGATTTTGTCGACTGCTATCTGGATGAACTGGATCAG AAAGGAGAGGACTCTTCTTTCTCTGAAGAACAACTACTAAGGCACACATTTGATCTTTACATTGCTGGGACTGACACCACCTCCAACACCCTCCTCACCGGGTTTCTTTACCTCATGAACTACCCTCACATACAAG AACGGTGTCAGCAAGAGATAGACCAGGTGCTGGAGGGGAAGGATAAAGTCACTTATGATGACAGACACAACATGCCTTATATGCAG GCTGTGATTCATGAAATTCAACGGATTGCAAACACTGTTCCTCTCAGTATTTTCCACTGCACAACTAAAGACACGGAGCTCATGGGATACTCTATCCCAAAG GGTACAGCGATCATCCAGAACCTGACCTCAGTCCTGAGTGAGGAGGGACAGTGGAAGTTCCCTCATGAATTCAACCCTGAAAACTTCCTGAATGAACAGGGAGAGTTTGTCAAACCGGAGGCATTCATGCCTTTTTCTGCGG gtCCTCGGATGTGTCTCGGAGAGGGTCTGGCTCGTATGGAGCTCTTCCTCTTCATGGTGACTCTGCTGAGGAAGTTTAAGTTTATCTGGCCGGAGGATGCTGGAGAACCAGACTTTACTCCAGTCTATGGAATAACTTTGACTCCCAAACCTTATACTATGAAGGTCCAGCTGAGGTCAAAACAGTGA
- the LOC105932172 gene encoding cytochrome P450 2F2 isoform X4: MYNRHTGETLSPQFTFHNAASNIICKVVFGTRYEYDDETIKMIVKCFTDLTKIINGPWAMLYNSIPLIRPLPLPFNKAFEGMEMYLGLAARLVNEHKKTRVPGEPRDFVDCYLDELDQKGEDSSFSEEQLLRHTFDLYIAGTDTTSNTLLTGFLYLMNYPHIQERCQQEIDQVLEGKDKVTYDDRHNMPYMQAVIHEIQRIANTVPLSIFHCTTKDTELMGYSIPKGTAIIQNLTSVLSEEGQWKFPHEFNPENFLNEQGEFVKPEAFMPFSAGPRMCLGEGLARMELFLFMVTLLRKFKFIWPEDAGEPDFTPVYGITLTPKPYTMKVQLRSKQ, encoded by the exons ATGTACAATCGACACACTG gtGAAACCCTGAGTCCTCAGTTCACGTTTCATAATGCAGCTTCAAACATCATCTGCAAGGTTGTATTTGGAACACGTTATGAGTACGATGATGAGACGATCAAAATGATTGTTAAGTGCTTCACTGACCTGACAAAGATAATCAATGGGCCGTGGGCTATG CTGTATAACTCCATTCCTTTGATTCGTCCTCTGCCCCTGCCCTTCAACAAGGCCTTTGAGGGCATGGAG ATGTATCTGGGTCTTGCAGCTCGTTTGGTGAACGAACACAAGAAGACCAGAGTCCCTGGAGAGCCACGGGATTTTGTCGACTGCTATCTGGATGAACTGGATCAG AAAGGAGAGGACTCTTCTTTCTCTGAAGAACAACTACTAAGGCACACATTTGATCTTTACATTGCTGGGACTGACACCACCTCCAACACCCTCCTCACCGGGTTTCTTTACCTCATGAACTACCCTCACATACAAG AACGGTGTCAGCAAGAGATAGACCAGGTGCTGGAGGGGAAGGATAAAGTCACTTATGATGACAGACACAACATGCCTTATATGCAG GCTGTGATTCATGAAATTCAACGGATTGCAAACACTGTTCCTCTCAGTATTTTCCACTGCACAACTAAAGACACGGAGCTCATGGGATACTCTATCCCAAAG GGTACAGCGATCATCCAGAACCTGACCTCAGTCCTGAGTGAGGAGGGACAGTGGAAGTTCCCTCATGAATTCAACCCTGAAAACTTCCTGAATGAACAGGGAGAGTTTGTCAAACCGGAGGCATTCATGCCTTTTTCTGCGG gtCCTCGGATGTGTCTCGGAGAGGGTCTGGCTCGTATGGAGCTCTTCCTCTTCATGGTGACTCTGCTGAGGAAGTTTAAGTTTATCTGGCCGGAGGATGCTGGAGAACCAGACTTTACTCCAGTCTATGGAATAACTTTGACTCCCAAACCTTATACTATGAAGGTCCAGCTGAGGTCAAAACAGTGA